From Polyangia bacterium, one genomic window encodes:
- a CDS encoding Hsp33 family molecular chaperone HslO has product MTSSKGIKAVPGDQIARAVWDGGTARVIAAITTATAREAVRRHGASGQAALALARGTTAGLLLATLTKDDERVTLQVIGDGPLRGVTVDARSSGGVRAYVKRLDGGLVTANAGQRASLAAALGRGGLVSVIRDVGLKENFSGQTPLVTGELDTDVEHYLNTSEQIDSALACDALFAAGWSDIVISGGILVQALPGSAGSAVIERARAVLRAGALPRALAATPAPSAEELARAVMTELVQSPSALPGSLPLQMLDVRPVRFECPCSRERAQGSLALLGGAELASMIVEDGKAEVVCEFCRERYEFSEGELEVIRRETAPRAGLPS; this is encoded by the coding sequence ATGACCAGCAGCAAAGGGATCAAGGCCGTGCCGGGCGATCAGATCGCCCGCGCGGTGTGGGACGGCGGGACGGCGCGCGTGATCGCCGCCATCACCACGGCCACGGCGCGCGAGGCGGTGCGCCGCCACGGGGCCAGCGGTCAGGCGGCGCTGGCGCTGGCGCGCGGGACGACGGCCGGGTTGTTGCTGGCCACGCTGACCAAGGATGACGAACGGGTGACGTTGCAGGTGATCGGCGACGGGCCGCTGCGCGGGGTGACGGTGGACGCGCGTTCGTCGGGCGGCGTGCGGGCGTACGTCAAGCGTCTGGACGGCGGTTTGGTGACGGCGAACGCCGGACAGCGGGCGTCGCTGGCGGCGGCGCTGGGGCGTGGCGGGTTGGTCAGTGTCATCCGCGACGTCGGCTTGAAGGAAAACTTCAGCGGGCAAACGCCGCTGGTCACCGGCGAGCTCGACACCGACGTCGAACACTATCTGAACACCAGCGAACAGATCGACAGCGCGCTGGCCTGCGATGCGCTGTTCGCGGCCGGCTGGTCCGACATCGTCATCTCGGGCGGCATCCTGGTGCAGGCGTTGCCGGGCAGCGCGGGCAGCGCGGTGATCGAACGGGCGCGCGCGGTGCTGCGCGCGGGGGCGCTGCCACGGGCCCTGGCGGCCACGCCGGCGCCGTCGGCGGAAGAGCTGGCGCGCGCGGTGATGACAGAGCTGGTCCAATCGCCGTCGGCGCTGCCCGGGTCGCTGCCATTGCAAATGCTGGACGTGCGCCCGGTGCGGTTCGAGTGTCCGTGCTCGCGCGAGCGGGCGCAAGGCTCGCTGGCCTTGCTGGGCGGCGCCGAGCTGGCGTCGATGATCGTCGAGGACGGCAAGGCCGAGGTGGTCTGCGAATTCTGCCGCGAACGCTACGAATTCAGCGAAGGCGAGCTTGAAGTGATTCGCCGCGAGACCGCTCCCCGCGCCGGCTTGCCCAGCTGA
- a CDS encoding CDP-alcohol phosphatidyltransferase family protein, with the protein MDHPDQNPGDTNAPPRLEWLGAPNILSLSRLPLGALFWLATDTQPAHLWWPFAVLAAAGVTDVLDGMLARRRGITNGIGSWLDPICDKVFVAAVLGAIEYYRHPPLSLLALIVGRELCQLPLSLTYRFVPVLRQWLHYDFHASGFGKAATVAQFAAVAALLVDSPGQWVAAWVAFGVGMLALGDYLRRAVMIGRQRLAGGRTGGR; encoded by the coding sequence ATGGATCATCCGGACCAAAATCCCGGCGACACCAACGCCCCGCCCCGCCTTGAGTGGTTGGGCGCGCCGAACATCCTCAGTCTCAGCCGTCTGCCGCTGGGCGCGCTGTTCTGGCTGGCGACCGACACCCAGCCCGCGCACCTGTGGTGGCCGTTCGCCGTGCTGGCCGCCGCCGGGGTGACCGACGTGCTGGACGGAATGCTGGCCCGCCGCCGCGGCATCACCAATGGCATCGGCTCGTGGCTGGATCCCATCTGCGACAAGGTGTTCGTCGCGGCGGTGTTGGGCGCGATCGAATATTACCGTCACCCGCCTTTGTCGCTGCTGGCATTAATCGTCGGGCGAGAGTTATGTCAATTGCCACTGTCTCTGACTTACCGGTTCGTGCCCGTGCTGCGACAGTGGCTGCACTACGACTTTCACGCCAGCGGTTTCGGGAAGGCGGCGACTGTGGCGCAGTTCGCGGCGGTGGCGGCGTTGCTGGTGGATTCGCCGGGACAGTGGGTGGCGGCGTGGGTCGCGTTCGGGGTCGGAATGCTGGCGCTGGGGGATTATTTGCGACGGGCAGTGATGATTGGGAGGCAGCGGTTGGCGGGCGGGCGGACGGGCGGACGGTGA
- a CDS encoding metallophosphoesterase family protein — MTAAARACAVGAAAMAIASGGVISAGFAAVVTTSAANSSAVHVTPTVAADEVHWTLTSPTAVTFDWRGVAKSVRWRPAGGGAETTVAGHPPQPMPTSSPGPFWEATVSDLSPGVKYEYAVGDATVWHRFAPPPLRGSSGFTVVAQGDIGASTIWPNVSRIQQMVAAAKPDLVLVLGDLAYGDLKANAVDQHFDDVMVWSQDAAYMPIWGNHEWENPTHDDLRNYKGRFAFPHSETARTAPKLGCCGEDWYWFDYGHTRFVAYPEPYAHSTWADWLAAAEPIFTAAERDPAITFIVTFGHHPAYSSGHHAGVKVLQRAMAQLARRHPKYVLNLNGHSHNYERSAPQDGVVHITAGIGGGALEHAATPCLWDQCSAKPAWSSRRAIHHGVVRLHFGAHSIEGVAICGPNSPGQTDIDCREGDTFDSFTVTPRQPAR, encoded by the coding sequence GTGACCGCCGCCGCTCGGGCGTGCGCAGTGGGCGCGGCGGCGATGGCGATCGCGAGCGGCGGCGTGATCTCGGCCGGGTTTGCCGCGGTGGTCACCACCAGCGCCGCCAACAGCAGCGCGGTGCACGTGACGCCCACCGTCGCCGCCGACGAAGTTCATTGGACCCTGACCAGCCCGACGGCGGTGACCTTCGACTGGCGCGGCGTCGCGAAATCAGTGCGCTGGCGCCCGGCCGGCGGCGGCGCCGAGACCACCGTCGCCGGCCACCCGCCGCAACCGATGCCGACGTCGTCGCCCGGCCCGTTCTGGGAGGCGACCGTCTCCGATCTGTCGCCCGGCGTGAAATACGAATACGCCGTCGGCGACGCCACCGTCTGGCATCGCTTTGCGCCGCCGCCCCTGCGCGGCAGCAGTGGGTTCACCGTCGTCGCGCAAGGCGACATCGGGGCCAGCACGATCTGGCCCAACGTCAGCCGCATTCAGCAGATGGTCGCCGCCGCCAAACCCGATCTGGTCCTGGTGCTGGGCGATCTGGCTTACGGCGATCTGAAAGCGAACGCCGTCGACCAGCACTTTGACGACGTGATGGTGTGGTCGCAGGACGCGGCGTACATGCCCATCTGGGGCAACCACGAATGGGAAAATCCCACTCACGACGATCTGCGGAACTACAAAGGCCGCTTCGCCTTCCCCCACAGCGAAACCGCGCGCACCGCGCCGAAGCTCGGTTGTTGTGGTGAAGACTGGTACTGGTTCGATTACGGCCACACTCGTTTTGTCGCCTATCCCGAACCGTACGCGCACAGCACCTGGGCCGACTGGCTGGCCGCCGCCGAACCGATCTTCACCGCCGCCGAGCGCGATCCGGCCATCACCTTCATCGTCACCTTCGGCCACCACCCGGCGTATTCGTCCGGCCACCACGCCGGCGTGAAGGTGCTGCAACGGGCGATGGCCCAGCTGGCGCGCCGGCACCCGAAATACGTGCTGAATCTGAACGGCCACAGTCACAACTACGAACGCAGCGCGCCCCAGGACGGCGTCGTCCACATCACCGCCGGCATCGGCGGCGGCGCGCTGGAGCACGCGGCGACGCCTTGTCTGTGGGACCAATGCAGCGCCAAGCCGGCCTGGTCGTCGCGGCGGGCCATCCATCACGGCGTGGTGCGCCTGCACTTTGGCGCGCATTCAATCGAAGGGGTTGCCATCTGCGGCCCGAACTCGCCGGGCCAGACCGACATCGACTGTCGCGAAGGCGACACCTTCGATTCGTTCACCGTCACGCCCCGCCAACCGGCGCGATAG